One segment of Corynebacterium atrinae DNA contains the following:
- a CDS encoding 6PGD fold domain-containing protein, translating into MQAPRMRVGVYVDTEHHERERLARLPDLMDSAGHYLHWPVEGSLPWEDMDLILLVVRDSSLEEAVDTLEPHVRRGQIVVHTCLAQGVQVLDPLEVKGAVVISAGRLSDDHWAVTTVDEMGFSVAELLFAELGLRTIHVADNDRIKIAAAMTYADAIRSLRHDAVDMVANVVGNEEKAEEIINSEFLFANPPTVMGPGGLYEQWKSISDPGFARIFRDTLRRLGELTQKEDVELWAIGREGLS; encoded by the coding sequence ATGCAGGCACCCCGTATGCGGGTGGGCGTGTACGTCGATACTGAGCATCACGAGCGTGAGCGGCTGGCTCGGCTTCCGGACCTGATGGACAGCGCGGGCCATTATCTTCATTGGCCCGTGGAAGGCTCACTGCCGTGGGAGGACATGGACCTCATCCTTCTTGTGGTCCGGGACAGCTCCTTGGAAGAGGCAGTGGATACCCTCGAGCCGCACGTTCGACGGGGCCAGATCGTCGTGCACACTTGCCTTGCCCAGGGCGTGCAGGTCCTCGATCCCCTCGAGGTCAAGGGCGCGGTCGTCATTTCCGCTGGCAGGCTCAGCGACGATCATTGGGCCGTGACCACGGTGGATGAGATGGGCTTTTCCGTCGCGGAGCTGTTGTTCGCGGAGCTAGGACTTCGTACCATTCATGTGGCGGATAACGACCGTATCAAGATTGCCGCCGCGATGACCTACGCGGACGCTATTCGCAGTCTGCGTCATGATGCCGTCGACATGGTGGCCAACGTCGTGGGCAATGAAGAAAAAGCCGAAGAAATCATCAACTCTGAATTTCTCTTCGCCAACCCGCCCACCGTCATGGGCCCGGGCGGCCTGTATGAACAGTGGAAATCCATCTCGGACCCCGGGTTTGCCCGGATTTTCCGCGATACGCTGCGCCGACTGGGCGAGCTAACCCAAAAAGAAGACGTAGAACTGTGGGCGATCGGCCGGGAAGGGCTGTCATGA
- the folP gene encoding dihydropteroate synthase, with amino-acid sequence MRVADLTVPGRCLVMGIVNVTEDSFSDGGQWLDIDRAIAHGRELVAQGADMIDVGGESTRPGATRVDPRLEAERVAPVIAALSQEGIATSVDTMRASVASVAAEAGACLINDVSGGLADPDMYRVMADTALPVCLMHWRTLRFGDAAGTADHGGDVVRDVRERLDQLVGNALDAGVARDNIVLDPGLGFAKSREDNWALLHALPSFIGGEFPVLVGASRKRFLAAVRDDRGFAGAPADADPATAAVTAISAQMGAWGVRVHNVPVSRDAVDVAALWRSGGGSRG; translated from the coding sequence ATGCGCGTTGCAGACCTCACCGTGCCGGGGCGGTGCTTAGTCATGGGCATTGTCAATGTCACCGAGGACTCGTTTTCCGATGGCGGCCAGTGGCTCGACATTGACCGCGCCATTGCCCACGGGCGGGAGCTGGTGGCGCAGGGCGCGGACATGATCGACGTCGGCGGCGAATCGACCCGCCCCGGTGCCACGCGCGTGGACCCCCGGCTGGAGGCGGAGCGCGTCGCCCCGGTTATCGCGGCTCTCTCCCAGGAGGGCATCGCCACGTCGGTGGATACGATGCGCGCCTCGGTGGCTTCCGTAGCCGCGGAGGCCGGGGCGTGCCTCATCAACGATGTTTCCGGTGGCTTGGCTGATCCGGATATGTACCGCGTCATGGCCGATACCGCCCTGCCCGTCTGCCTCATGCATTGGCGCACCTTGCGCTTCGGCGACGCCGCTGGCACGGCTGACCACGGTGGCGATGTCGTCCGCGACGTCCGCGAACGACTCGACCAGTTGGTGGGCAATGCCTTGGATGCTGGGGTCGCCCGAGACAACATCGTCCTCGACCCGGGGTTGGGTTTCGCGAAATCCCGCGAGGACAATTGGGCGCTGCTCCACGCCCTCCCGAGCTTCATCGGCGGCGAGTTCCCCGTGCTCGTCGGCGCTTCCCGCAAGCGTTTCCTGGCGGCGGTCCGCGACGACCGCGGGTTCGCAGGCGCGCCCGCCGATGCCGATCCCGCCACCGCCGCCGTCACCGCCATTTCCGCGCAGATGGGAGCCTGGGGCGTGCGGGTGCACAACGTCCCGGTCTCCCGCGATGCGGTGGACGTGGCCGCCCTGTGGCGCTCCGGAGGTGGCTCTCGTGGCTGA
- the folE gene encoding GTP cyclohydrolase I FolE, translating into MTEFDQARAEAAVRELLIAVGEDPDREGLRETPARVARSYREIFAGLHTDPTEVLTKTFAEDHQELVLVRDIPIYSTCEHHLVPFYGTAHIGYIPGKSGQVTGLSKLARLADMYAKRPQVQERLTSQIADALVDKLGAQAAIVVIECEHLCMAMRGIRKPGATTTTSAVRGGFKTNAASRAEVLSLIRS; encoded by the coding sequence ATGACTGAATTCGATCAGGCTCGCGCCGAGGCCGCAGTCCGGGAATTGCTCATCGCCGTCGGCGAAGACCCCGACCGCGAGGGACTGCGGGAAACGCCGGCCCGCGTGGCGCGCTCCTACCGGGAGATTTTTGCCGGGCTGCACACCGACCCGACCGAGGTGTTGACGAAGACTTTCGCGGAGGATCACCAGGAGCTCGTCCTCGTCCGCGACATCCCGATCTATTCCACGTGCGAGCATCACCTCGTGCCCTTCTACGGCACAGCCCACATCGGCTACATCCCGGGCAAGTCCGGCCAGGTCACGGGCCTGTCCAAGCTGGCTCGCCTGGCGGACATGTACGCCAAGCGTCCGCAGGTGCAGGAACGGCTGACTTCGCAGATTGCCGATGCCCTCGTGGACAAGCTCGGCGCGCAGGCCGCGATAGTGGTCATCGAATGTGAGCACCTGTGCATGGCGATGCGCGGCATCCGCAAGCCCGGGGCGACGACCACGACCTCGGCGGTGCGCGGCGGATTCAAAACCAATGCCGCGTCCCGCGCCGAGGTGCTCAGCCTCATCCGTAGTTAG
- the folB gene encoding dihydroneopterin aldolase — MADRIELRGLECFGYHGVFPEEKREGQLFIVDITCWLDTAQAAATDDLRLTVNYAELAELAISVVSGPSRDLIETVAALIADDALARFDLLHAVEVTIHKPSAPIPHTFSDVAVVARRSRRTRAEFRNA, encoded by the coding sequence GTGGCTGATCGCATCGAACTCCGCGGCCTGGAATGCTTCGGCTACCACGGGGTATTCCCGGAGGAAAAGCGCGAGGGGCAGCTGTTCATCGTCGACATCACCTGCTGGTTGGACACCGCGCAGGCGGCCGCGACCGATGATCTTCGCCTGACTGTCAACTACGCCGAGCTGGCCGAGCTGGCCATTTCGGTGGTCTCGGGGCCCTCGCGCGATCTCATTGAGACGGTCGCGGCGCTCATCGCCGACGACGCCCTCGCGCGGTTCGACCTGCTCCACGCCGTCGAGGTGACGATCCACAAGCCCTCCGCGCCCATCCCGCACACGTTTAGCGATGTCGCCGTTGTTGCCCGCCGCTCGCGCCGCACCCGCGCCGAGTTTAGGAACGCCTGA
- the folK gene encoding 2-amino-4-hydroxy-6-hydroxymethyldihydropteridine diphosphokinase produces MRAVLSIGSNMEDRRALLGTVVDDFRADIVAASPIFSTPPWGVEDQDEFLNAVLLIDVPGTPLQLLRRGQALEEAAARRRIRHWGPRTLDVDIVQVVEDGKEVLSDDPVLTLPHPFAHERAFVLVPWLAADPVAVLRGRPVAEWVAGLDPADAAAIKEVGSLL; encoded by the coding sequence ATGCGCGCCGTTCTGTCCATCGGGTCCAACATGGAGGATCGCCGCGCGCTGCTGGGCACCGTCGTTGATGACTTCCGCGCCGACATCGTCGCCGCGTCACCGATCTTCTCCACGCCGCCGTGGGGCGTCGAGGATCAGGACGAGTTCCTCAATGCGGTTCTGCTTATCGACGTCCCCGGCACCCCCCTTCAGCTGCTTCGTCGCGGTCAGGCCCTGGAGGAGGCCGCCGCCCGGCGGCGGATTCGACACTGGGGTCCGCGCACCCTCGACGTCGACATCGTGCAGGTCGTGGAGGACGGTAAGGAAGTGCTATCCGACGACCCGGTGCTCACCCTCCCTCACCCTTTCGCCCACGAGCGCGCCTTCGTCCTCGTCCCCTGGCTCGCGGCTGACCCTGTAGCGGTCCTGCGCGGGCGTCCCGTCGCGGAGTGGGTGGCCGGGCTCGATCCGGCCGACGCCGCCGCTATCAAGGAAGTGGGGTCGCTGCTATGA
- a CDS encoding DUF3180 domain-containing protein, producing the protein MTRTPIIGLVAAGGFSAAVVAILTWGFYGSMMAIPVTVSVTLWALTALCVFLAWKVRSRLDEGRIGQDRSQLNPVMAAQFLVLAKASAWTGAIIGGGYVGMASYILPRIGELVAAAEDLPGVLASALGGIALSAAGLYLERHCETPPPSDGELVG; encoded by the coding sequence ATGACCCGCACCCCTATCATTGGGCTCGTCGCCGCCGGCGGCTTCAGTGCCGCCGTCGTAGCTATCTTGACCTGGGGATTCTACGGTTCCATGATGGCCATCCCTGTCACGGTATCGGTGACGTTGTGGGCACTGACCGCCTTGTGTGTGTTCCTCGCATGGAAGGTCCGCTCCCGCCTGGATGAGGGCCGGATTGGCCAGGACCGTAGTCAACTCAACCCCGTCATGGCCGCACAATTTTTGGTGCTGGCCAAGGCTTCCGCGTGGACCGGGGCGATCATCGGGGGCGGATACGTTGGTATGGCGTCCTACATCCTGCCGCGCATCGGCGAACTCGTGGCCGCCGCCGAAGACCTGCCCGGAGTCCTCGCCTCGGCACTAGGCGGGATCGCGTTGTCCGCCGCGGGCCTCTATCTCGAACGACACTGCGAAACGCCGCCACCCTCCGATGGAGAGTTGGTTGGTTAG
- a CDS encoding DUF6779 domain-containing protein has translation MNDQNAWKGTDRGQLLLIALIVVAFVASLVMLFTDNTGALKLALIAALWAALLGSFLVYRSRQAVDAKDAELEHQRELAHSRVLAGEGTPSQELELLHEMRARESEVLADIQRELKALRAQLEELSGREFGYEPASLRAEARRILELEEAAAVAATPEPEPEPEPYESPLPDFSHVHTGPPSSDAVAGRLGQQETPSRPIPNPLAELIAENQRREQEQTRAFSTGSFEAVSWDQGGVHRSEVEPPEEEPVTPTYVGRHGAGFNFAAEEPEVAEVPEPVAPEPEPPVVEAPVVEEGRRGRRRRDEQGGVSVAELLARAKASEEN, from the coding sequence ATGAATGACCAGAATGCTTGGAAGGGCACCGACCGCGGTCAGCTGTTGCTGATCGCGCTCATCGTTGTCGCCTTCGTTGCCAGCCTGGTCATGCTGTTTACCGATAACACCGGTGCCCTCAAGCTCGCCCTTATCGCCGCCCTCTGGGCAGCCCTGCTCGGTTCTTTTCTGGTCTATCGCTCGCGCCAGGCAGTGGATGCCAAAGACGCCGAGCTGGAACATCAACGGGAATTGGCGCATTCGCGCGTGCTAGCCGGGGAGGGTACTCCCTCCCAGGAGTTGGAACTGCTCCACGAGATGCGTGCCCGCGAATCCGAAGTCCTGGCTGATATCCAACGCGAGCTCAAGGCTCTGCGCGCCCAATTGGAAGAACTTTCCGGGAGGGAGTTCGGCTACGAACCCGCCTCGCTGCGAGCCGAGGCCCGCCGGATCCTCGAGTTGGAGGAGGCGGCAGCAGTCGCCGCCACTCCCGAGCCGGAACCTGAGCCGGAGCCCTACGAGTCCCCGCTTCCTGACTTCAGCCACGTGCACACCGGCCCTCCTTCCTCTGACGCCGTTGCCGGGCGCCTTGGGCAGCAAGAGACCCCATCCCGACCCATTCCCAACCCCTTGGCGGAGCTCATCGCCGAAAACCAGCGCCGGGAGCAAGAGCAGACCCGAGCCTTTAGCACTGGATCTTTCGAGGCCGTTTCCTGGGATCAGGGTGGAGTGCACCGAAGCGAGGTGGAGCCGCCGGAAGAAGAACCGGTCACCCCGACCTACGTCGGACGGCATGGGGCTGGCTTCAACTTCGCAGCGGAGGAGCCCGAGGTGGCGGAGGTGCCAGAGCCTGTCGCTCCTGAACCTGAGCCCCCGGTGGTCGAAGCTCCGGTGGTCGAAGAAGGTCGGCGCGGGCGCCGCCGGCGGGACGAACAAGGCGGCGTGTCCGTTGCGGAGCTTTTGGCGCGGGCCAAGGCCAGCGAGGAAAATTAA